CTCAGATGCAAATGGGCCACCCTCTCGCTCAGCTCATCCACATACTGCTTGAAAGCAAATTCACGATCCAGACTGGCATAGCCGATATCGAGGCAATACCAAATAGATTCAAACTTTTCACCAATCTGTTTGAGCGCCGACAATCGGCCGGTTTCGAGGCACAACTTTACATTATTAAGCTCGGCCAGCTTGACTACTTCTTCGGCAAAAGCATAATCGTCGGGCCCCGGGGCATTCGGAATACCCAAACTTTTGAAGTCGGCCACGATATTTGCTCCGAGCAGTTTGGCGCATCCGATTTGCTCATCCCACTTTTCTAATGTGGGCACGTCGTTACGGGAACGCATAGAGACCAGCATACCTTCAGTAGCCTCAGCAAGTCTGGACCAATTACGTCTCTCATAACGGCAGTCACTTTGACCTTTTATATGAGGCCATAGCTCCACCCCGAAACCGCAAGACTTCAAGAATTGACATTCCTGCTCAAAAGAGAGGTGATGCTCCTGCCCCCAAAATAACATCGTTGAAACAACATATCTAATCCGCATTACGCCATCTCCATCTTACGGCCTATAAAGTATGCTCTCCCCATGTTTCCATATGCCGAGAGACATCCCAAAGCATATATAATATCGATTAAAAACAAACGGAGCTTTAGGCTCAACCCCTTCGACAAGCTCAGGGCAGACAAAGGCGCGTTTTCCTGAATTAGGAGCCGGCAACCCTGATTTTAACCGCCTTAAGACGTCTCTAAGCGAAGAAAAACCGCTTTCCGCATAACGTCTTTGTCCAATAATAAATATAAATTTACGCCGGTGAAACAGCCGGAAGCAGTTAATATAGAAAAATTTATATTGCAAAATCTGCTAATATTGTTAGAATTCCTCGTTTTAGGAGCATTTTAGTTATGAAGAAAGATATACATCCAAAATATCAAAAGGTAGTGGTTCATTGCGGCTGCGGGAGTACATTCGAGACTTTCAGCACAGCAGAAGAAATACACGCCGAAATCTGTTCGATGTGCCATCCATTCTATACAGGCAAGCAGAAATTCGTCGATACCGCGGGACGGATAGAGCGGTTCCAAAAGAAATACGGCAAAGATTACTTCAAGAAAAAAGAAAAATAACAGCCGGCTTTCCAGTTATAATGGCATTTAGCGTTTAGTTTTCTTCCCGTTATTTTTATCCGCCTTACGCCCGGCGGATTTACCTTCGCAGGACCGTCTCTATGGCTGAAGAAAAAAGCACTCTCATGGCAAAACTCGATGCAATCGAGCTCCGCTACAGCGAAATCGAAAAGCAAATTGCCGACCCGGCAATCACAAGCGATTCAGTAAAGCTGATTGCGCTTGCCAAAGAGCAGGGAAAACTGAAAACAACCGTCGCTAAATATCGCGAATACAAGAAAACCATCTCCAGCCTGGAAGAAGCCGAACACATATTAAGAGACGCCACCGCGGACGAAGATTTCAAAAATCTGGCAAAAGAAGAAATCAGTCCGCTCGAAGCCAAAAAGAAAGCGCTTCTCGAAGAAATGCAAAATATTCTCCTGTCGGGCGATGATATGGGTATCGACTCAATCATAATGGAAATACGCGCAGGCACCGGCGGCGAAGAAGCCGCCTTGTTCGCACGCGATTTATACAATATGTACACAAAATACGCTGAGGGGCGCAAGTGGAAAATCGAACATCTTAGTTT
The sequence above is a segment of the Phycisphaerae bacterium genome. Coding sequences within it:
- the rpmE gene encoding 50S ribosomal protein L31 produces the protein MKKDIHPKYQKVVVHCGCGSTFETFSTAEEIHAEICSMCHPFYTGKQKFVDTAGRIERFQKKYGKDYFKKKEK